A genomic window from Erpetoichthys calabaricus chromosome 17, fErpCal1.3, whole genome shotgun sequence includes:
- the LOC114667720 gene encoding trypsin-1-like, which translates to MKSIVLLFLLGATVYADDDKIVGGYECPEHSKPWQVSLNAGYHFCGGSLISEEWVLSAAHCYKSRIEVRLGEHDITYSEGTEQFISSVRVIRHPNYNPYTIDNDVMLIKLSRAAVLDENIQPVHLPSECAAAGTVCTVSGWGDTLSSVSGDQLQCVEVPILTTAVCQSSYPGMITENMFCAGYLEGGKDSCQGDSGGPVVCNGVLQGVVSWGYGCAERNHPGVYAKVCNYTDWIQRTIAAN; encoded by the exons ATGAAGTCTATAGTTCTACTCTTCCTGCTGGGTGCCACTG tgtatgcaGATGATGACAAGATTGTAGGGGGCTACGAATGCCCAGAACACTCTAAGCCCTGGCAAGTGTCTTTGAATGCGGGGTACCACTTCTGTGGTGGCTCTTTGATCAGTGAGGAGTGGGTGCTATCTGCTGCTCACTGTTATAAGTC CCGCATTGAAGTTCGCCTGGGAGAACATGATATCACATACAGTGAGGGGACAGAGCAGTTCATCAGTTCGGTGAGAGTGATTCGTCACCCTAATTATAATCCTTACACCATTGACAACGACGTCATGCTCATCAAGCTTTCGAGAGCAGCTGTGCTGGACGAGAACATTCAGCCAGTGCATCTTCCAAGTGAATGCGCTGCAGCTGGCACTGTTTGCACCGTCTCTGGGTGGGGCGACACTCTCAGCTCAG TGAGTGGAGACCAACTTCAATGTGTTGAGGTGCCCATATTGACTACTGCTGTCTGCCAGAGTTCCTACCCAGGAATGATCACCGAGAATATGTTCTGTGCTGGTTACCTGGAAGGTGGAAAGGATTCTTGCCAG gGAGACTCTGGTGGACCTGTTGTCTGCAATGGGGTTCTTCAAGGTGTAGTTTCCTGGGGATATGGCTGTGCTGAGAGAAATCACCCTGGTGTTTATGCCAAAGTCTGCAACTACACTGATTGGATCCAAAGAACAATAGCTGCTAATTAG